The Propionispora hippei DSM 15287 genome includes a window with the following:
- the cbiD gene encoding cobalt-precorrin-5B (C(1))-methyltransferase CbiD, whose amino-acid sequence MFKQMRTGITTGTCAAAAAKAAVLAWCGQQVEQVVVLSPQQKSIAVAIADSSRTERVGKAAVVKDAGDDPDITNGVTIEAAVEMAEGADIVLRAGSGVGTVTLPGLSVPVGEPAINPGPRQMILSAVRDALPPGWGAVVTVSIPGGEALAARTLNPVLGIEGGLSIIGTTGIVEPMSEEAFKNSLAPQISVVKALGHDAVVFAPGKIGQDIAIKKCGLPAEQIVQTSNFIGFMLEQAVRYGMKQVLLFGHLGKICKVAAGIFHTHNRMADGRMETLAAYAASLGASQQTVQAILRCATTEAALPLIENAGLRQVHAVLAERASQRAMRYVFQDLEVGTVIVTLQGSILGMDAGAVRIGEKLGWNIK is encoded by the coding sequence TTGTTCAAACAAATGCGAACAGGGATTACCACAGGCACCTGTGCGGCAGCAGCAGCCAAGGCCGCTGTTTTGGCCTGGTGCGGCCAGCAGGTGGAGCAGGTTGTTGTATTGTCACCTCAGCAAAAGTCCATTGCTGTTGCCATTGCCGACAGCAGCAGAACCGAACGGGTTGGTAAGGCGGCAGTCGTGAAGGATGCCGGCGACGACCCCGATATTACTAATGGCGTTACGATTGAGGCAGCGGTAGAGATGGCGGAAGGCGCGGATATTGTTTTACGGGCGGGGAGCGGCGTGGGAACGGTTACGCTGCCCGGCTTGTCCGTGCCTGTCGGTGAACCGGCCATTAATCCGGGACCCCGTCAGATGATTCTGTCGGCTGTCCGGGACGCTCTGCCCCCGGGTTGGGGTGCGGTTGTCACCGTATCCATTCCCGGCGGCGAAGCGTTGGCGGCCCGTACGTTAAATCCTGTACTGGGTATAGAGGGCGGTTTGTCGATTATTGGTACAACCGGGATTGTAGAGCCTATGTCGGAAGAAGCATTTAAAAACTCGCTGGCGCCTCAGATCAGCGTGGTGAAAGCGCTCGGCCACGATGCGGTGGTGTTTGCGCCGGGTAAGATCGGTCAGGATATTGCGATAAAAAAATGCGGTTTGCCGGCCGAGCAGATTGTGCAAACCAGCAATTTTATCGGCTTTATGTTGGAACAGGCCGTTCGGTACGGGATGAAGCAGGTCTTGCTGTTTGGCCATCTGGGGAAGATTTGCAAAGTGGCGGCCGGAATTTTTCATACTCATAACCGTATGGCCGACGGCCGCATGGAAACGCTGGCGGCTTATGCCGCATCGCTGGGGGCGTCACAACAGACGGTTCAGGCCATTTTGCGGTGCGCCACTACCGAAGCCGCGTTGCCGCTTATTGAAAACGCCGGTTTGCGGCAGGTGCATGCAGTGCTGGCGGAACGGGCCAGTCAACGGGCCATGCGGTATGTATTTCAGGACCTGGAAGTGGGAACGGTCATTGTCACGCTGCAGGGGTCCATATTGGGCATGGATGCAGGTGCCGTCAGGATAGGGGAGAAGTTAGGGTGGAACATAAAATAA
- the cbiE gene encoding precorrin-6y C5,15-methyltransferase (decarboxylating) subunit CbiE — translation MEHKIIVAGIGPGSADYLLPVAKRTIEQARVLVGGKRALETLAPAGVKSKVIDGDIAGVLSYIEEELASHDVVVMVSGDPGFYSLLPAIRRRFPPACIEVIPGISSLQLAFARTSDYWQDATLISLHGRKADAAALAYRCDKKLGILTDSENNSRTIARYLLAAGWPAATPAVVCLALSYENEQVVTATLEELSSREGYSHCVMVVKA, via the coding sequence GTGGAACATAAAATAATTGTGGCAGGCATCGGGCCCGGCTCGGCGGACTATCTGCTGCCGGTTGCCAAGCGAACCATTGAGCAGGCCCGCGTTCTGGTGGGCGGTAAACGGGCGCTGGAAACGCTGGCGCCGGCAGGCGTAAAAAGCAAAGTCATTGACGGCGATATTGCCGGTGTGTTGTCTTATATAGAAGAGGAACTGGCCTCGCACGATGTGGTTGTCATGGTATCCGGCGATCCGGGATTTTACAGCTTATTGCCGGCGATCCGCCGCCGGTTTCCCCCAGCATGCATCGAAGTGATTCCCGGCATCAGTTCCCTGCAGTTGGCATTTGCCCGTACAAGCGACTATTGGCAGGATGCCACACTGATCAGCCTGCATGGGCGCAAAGCCGATGCAGCGGCGTTGGCTTACCGGTGTGATAAAAAACTGGGGATTTTAACAGACAGTGAGAATAATTCCCGTACGATTGCCAGGTATTTACTGGCAGCCGGCTGGCCGGCAGCTACGCCGGCAGTTGTTTGTCTGGCGCTGTCCTATGAAAATGAACAGGTTGTTACGGCTACCCTGGAGGAATTGAGCAGCCGGGAAGGATATTCACATTGTGTAATGGTGGTGAAAGCATGA
- the cbiT gene encoding precorrin-6Y C5,15-methyltransferase (decarboxylating) subunit CbiT, with protein sequence MTYHVGISDDRFIRGNIPMTKAEIRILVLARAKINPGDTVIDIGAGTGSLSVEAALQSGYGEVYAIEREPEGIELIRQNAAQFAAAVRPIAGAAPQALQGLPQADVILIGGSGGKLDAILTEARQLLKPGGRLVVTAVTVETLQRALAFLDSCPEFSVETICAQVTRLRKVASSHMMQALNPIYIIAAEAE encoded by the coding sequence ATGACCTATCATGTGGGAATCAGCGACGACCGGTTCATCCGGGGCAATATTCCGATGACGAAAGCCGAGATCAGGATACTGGTGCTGGCGCGGGCAAAAATCAATCCCGGTGATACGGTGATTGACATTGGGGCCGGAACCGGTTCCCTGTCGGTCGAGGCGGCCCTGCAAAGCGGTTACGGTGAGGTATATGCGATTGAGCGGGAGCCGGAGGGCATTGAACTGATCAGACAGAACGCGGCCCAGTTTGCGGCGGCGGTCCGGCCGATAGCGGGGGCGGCGCCGCAAGCCCTGCAGGGATTACCGCAGGCCGATGTGATTCTGATCGGCGGCAGCGGCGGGAAGCTGGACGCCATTTTAACCGAAGCCCGGCAACTACTGAAGCCGGGAGGGCGACTGGTTGTGACCGCCGTGACAGTGGAAACACTGCAGCGGGCGCTGGCCTTTCTGGACAGTTGTCCGGAATTTTCCGTAGAAACCATCTGCGCTCAGGTGACAAGGTTGCGTAAAGTTGCGTCCAGCCATATGATGCAGGCGCTTAATCCCATTTATATTATCGCGGCTGAAGCGGAATAG
- the cobM gene encoding precorrin-4 C(11)-methyltransferase — MQVWFVGAGPGDPELITVKGQRLVSEADVIIYAGSLVNPALLSLAKQGASIYNSAKMTLPEVIEVMVKAVAEQKKVVRLHTGDPSIYGAIKEQMDALAKHRIAYDVIPGVSSFLATAAALKCEYTLPEVSQTVIVTRLEGRTPVPDKEKLVSLAAHNATMCIFLSVHMMNTVVKELVDGGYSPDTPVAIVQKASWPEQKVIRGTLATIAGTVAAEGVDRTAMIVVGHCLGSDYALSRLYAPEFGHMYRDASCD; from the coding sequence ATGCAGGTTTGGTTTGTCGGTGCAGGTCCGGGCGATCCGGAACTGATTACGGTAAAAGGGCAGCGGTTGGTCAGCGAGGCTGATGTGATCATTTATGCCGGCTCGCTGGTTAATCCTGCGCTGCTGTCTCTGGCTAAGCAGGGTGCCAGCATTTATAACAGCGCAAAGATGACCTTGCCGGAAGTAATCGAGGTTATGGTCAAGGCTGTGGCCGAACAAAAAAAGGTGGTCCGTTTACATACAGGCGATCCCAGTATTTACGGGGCGATTAAGGAACAGATGGATGCGTTGGCTAAGCACAGGATTGCCTACGATGTGATACCGGGCGTTAGCTCGTTTTTGGCTACGGCGGCGGCGCTGAAATGTGAGTACACTTTGCCGGAGGTCTCCCAGACCGTTATTGTGACGAGATTGGAAGGCCGGACTCCGGTGCCGGATAAGGAAAAACTTGTCAGCCTGGCTGCCCACAACGCTACCATGTGCATCTTTTTAAGTGTCCATATGATGAATACGGTGGTAAAAGAACTGGTTGACGGCGGCTATTCGCCGGATACGCCAGTTGCCATTGTGCAAAAGGCTTCCTGGCCGGAACAAAAAGTCATTCGTGGCACACTGGCCACCATTGCCGGGACGGTGGCGGCGGAAGGTGTTGACCGTACGGCCATGATTGTGGTAGGTCATTGCCTCGGCAGTGATTATGCGCTGTCCCGGTTATACGCTCCGGAGTTTGGGCATATGTACCGTGATGCCTCATGCGATTAG